From the Candidatus Sulfotelmatobacter sp. genome, the window CGGCGGCACCGGCGGATTCGGCATCAGCTTCGGTGGCGGCGGCATCGGATTCGGCGTCGGGAGCCACACGCCGGTCTACCGCAGCCCGCTCGACTACGAGCAGGAGCGCACCTCGCACGAGCGCAACAACCTGCTGACCGCCGATCGTGCACTCGACTGGAACGCGAGGAAGAGCGGATGGGAGCACGCCTACGTCGCGGTCGCGGCCAATGACCTGCGCTTCCTGCGTGATGGAGCGGAGCCGGCGCTCGGGCTCGACGCGGTCGCTGAGGCGAGCGCTTCACGAAGCCGCGACCTGACCTGGAGCTATCGCGGCAATGGCCTCTCGAAGTCCTGGGACCTCGGCTACGTCTACGGCACGGTGATCGCGCGAACCAAGGGCAAGTCCCGTCCGGACACGAGCGCGTTCGTCCATCTCTTCCGCACGGATGAAGGCGGGAAATGGCGCATGACGGCCGACTGGGAACAGCCGTTCTCGAAACGTTAGGGTTGTGCGGCGAAGATTGTTGATGCCCCTGGATTGGACCTGATTCGGACAGCCCAGACACGAAATTTCAATGACTTACCAGCCTGGGAACCCCCACCAACAATCTTCGCCGCACAACCGAGGTCCTGACGAATCCCCCGTCGTGGAGTTTCAAATCATGCAGCGGCCGCAGCTGGATTCACTGGGCGACCAGGAGCTGGTAAGCGCCTTCCAGCGGGATCCGGAGGCGCGGGCGGGACGCGAGGCTGCCGACGTGCTGCTGCGGCGGTGGCGCGGACGAATCATCCAGTGGTGCTACCGGATGGTTCGAGATCAGGAGCTCGCCACCGACCTTGCCCAGGAGTGTCTGACTCGCATCTATCGCGCGCTTCCGCGATTCGAGCCGCGCGCGGCGGTGTCGTCGTGGTTCTTCCAGATCGTCCGGAATCGCTGCCTGAGCGCGCTGCGATCGCGGTCGCTCGCCCGCGATCCGGACATCGACATGGACGAGCTTCAGGACCCCCTGGTTGGTCCCGAGGACTCGGCCGCAGCGCGCCATCAGCTTGATCGCGTGATACGCGTGATGGAAGAGGTCTTGGATCCGATGGAACAGAGCGCGCTGTGGTTGCGCGCTCACGAGGGGATGCCAGTGGACGAGATCACGCGTTTGCTGGGAATCCGGAGCGCTTCGGGAGCGCGAGGGGTGCTGCAGACGGCGCGGCAGAAGCTGCGTGCCGCGCTGGGCTCCGAGGCGCCCGAGGTTCGGGGGGAAACATGATCGAGCCGTGCATTCCGCTCGAGGAGCTGGCGCGCGCCGCCAGCCTGCCCGGGACCGATCCCGGGCGTCGGCATCTGGACACCTGCCCGCGTTGCCAGGCTCGGCTGGCGCTGATTCGCGATTTCGAAGCACCCGGCGACGAAGTTCGCTTGCCCGATCCCGCTTCGGCCGACGCCCGAATGCTCGAGACCATCGCGAACCTCACCGGCATCGCCTCGAGTTCGCCGGTCCGGTCTCCGGCGGCAAGGGTTCGAGGCGGCTCCGGGTGGCGATCGTTCCTGACCCCTCGGCCGATCTGGGCGTTCGCCGCGATCGCGA encodes:
- a CDS encoding sigma-70 family RNA polymerase sigma factor codes for the protein MQRPQLDSLGDQELVSAFQRDPEARAGREAADVLLRRWRGRIIQWCYRMVRDQELATDLAQECLTRIYRALPRFEPRAAVSSWFFQIVRNRCLSALRSRSLARDPDIDMDELQDPLVGPEDSAAARHQLDRVIRVMEEVLDPMEQSALWLRAHEGMPVDEITRLLGIRSASGARGVLQTARQKLRAALGSEAPEVRGET